The proteins below are encoded in one region of Silene latifolia isolate original U9 population chromosome 2, ASM4854445v1, whole genome shotgun sequence:
- the LOC141640774 gene encoding uncharacterized protein LOC141640774: MLIALSAKNKVGFIDGTIPRPSPTAATALLWRRCNDTVLSWILNSVSPEISKSILFSSTARAAWVELEERFGQSNGAGLYGVQKKLNDLSQGNDTIGSYFTKLKTIWDEMMVWE; encoded by the coding sequence ATGTTAATTGCGTTGTCAGCCAAGAACAAAGTCGGCTTCATTGACGGCACCATTCCCAGACCATCTCCTACAGCTGCTACTGCTTTACTCTGGCGAAGGTGTAATGACACTGTTCTTTCTTGGATCTTGAACAGTGTTTCTCCAGAAATATCAAAATCTATTCTTTTCAGCAGCACTGCCAGAGCAGCATGGGTAGAATTAGAAGAAAGATTTGGACAATCCAATGGAGCTGGGCTGTATGGAGTGCAAAAGAAGCTTAATGATTTATCTCAAGGTAACGACACCATAGGATCATATTTTACTAAATTGAAGACAATATGGGATGAAATGATGGTATGGGAATGA